The following proteins come from a genomic window of Edaphobacter sp. 4G125:
- a CDS encoding cytochrome-c peroxidase yields the protein MTCNESHPCFLRFVQRYLFLSLFLALPLSLAGCKSAVSAKPIGTPIHIQSPLGLPPVPIPADNPPTAETIALGRRLFYDPQLSKDNTLSCASCHKPQFYFTDGLRVSKGVGGATGVRNAPTLLNVAYQPFQFWDGRALTLETQAASPMSDPVEMNQPHKISVSKLTHDPTYPPLFREAFGTSNITLERIENALASFERTLLSGNSAFDHYQFGGDSHALTPEQVRGLAVFLDPNRGNCASCHTISAQYALFTDGKFHNTGEGVTDEGTFKDVGRFQQTHVETDRGAFKTPTLRNVAKTAPYMHDGSLQTLRQVVDFYAGGGNSNPDLDKEMKSIHLSGQDRADLVEFLQSLTGDLPPNVGPPAKDKE from the coding sequence ATGACCTGCAACGAATCTCATCCATGCTTCCTCCGGTTCGTGCAGAGATACCTCTTTCTCTCTCTTTTTCTCGCCCTTCCCCTGAGTCTCGCGGGATGTAAATCGGCTGTCTCCGCAAAACCCATCGGCACGCCGATTCACATCCAGTCCCCCCTGGGACTCCCACCGGTTCCCATTCCCGCCGATAATCCCCCTACGGCAGAAACCATCGCACTTGGCCGTCGTCTCTTCTACGATCCTCAACTCTCCAAGGACAACACTCTCTCCTGTGCAAGCTGCCATAAACCGCAGTTCTACTTCACTGACGGCCTCCGGGTTTCGAAAGGAGTAGGTGGAGCCACAGGAGTCCGCAATGCCCCCACCCTTCTCAACGTCGCCTATCAACCCTTTCAATTCTGGGACGGGCGCGCCCTGACTCTAGAAACTCAGGCCGCCTCGCCCATGTCCGATCCCGTGGAGATGAATCAGCCTCACAAAATTTCCGTTTCCAAGCTCACTCACGACCCCACCTATCCTCCGCTCTTCCGCGAAGCCTTCGGGACCAGCAACATTACTCTTGAGCGCATCGAAAATGCGCTCGCCAGCTTCGAACGCACTCTTCTCAGCGGGAACTCCGCCTTCGATCATTATCAGTTCGGTGGCGATAGCCACGCCCTCACACCAGAACAGGTGCGCGGCCTGGCCGTCTTCCTCGACCCCAATCGAGGCAACTGCGCTTCCTGCCACACCATCAGTGCTCAATATGCCCTCTTTACCGATGGCAAATTCCACAACACGGGAGAAGGTGTCACCGACGAAGGAACCTTCAAAGACGTCGGCCGCTTTCAGCAGACCCACGTCGAAACCGACCGTGGAGCCTTCAAAACTCCCACGCTTCGCAACGTCGCTAAAACCGCTCCTTATATGCACGATGGAAGCCTTCAGACGCTGCGCCAGGTCGTCGACTTCTACGCAGGAGGAGGAAATTCCAATCCCGATCTCGATAAAGAGATGAAAAGCATTCACCTCTCCGGTCAGGATCGCGCGGATCTCGTTGAGTTTCTACAATCTCTTACAGGCGATCTCCCGCCGAACGTCGGACCTCCAGCAAAGGACAAAGAATAA
- a CDS encoding carboxypeptidase regulatory-like domain-containing protein — protein MTRSLRRLIPLCLVSALLPIGCSRKSEQTAPAKTAQPAVTYFHVDPATAGSITGTIRYTGKLPPRKAIDMSEDPACVAAHHGKTYDESLAVSTHRSLANVFVYIKSGLEGKNFPTPTEPVVIDQSGCWFHPHVLGIQVNQPLQIVNSDPVTHNIHPMAEINREWNHSQGPGDAPLNRKFIKPEIMIPVKCNIHSWMHAYIGVLDHPYFSVSKDDGSFTISNLPPGTYTLAVWQEKLGTQEQQITIAPQQHATADFTYKGK, from the coding sequence ATGACCCGCAGCCTTCGCAGACTCATCCCTCTTTGCCTTGTCTCCGCTCTTCTGCCCATCGGATGCTCCCGCAAATCGGAGCAGACTGCGCCCGCCAAAACCGCTCAACCAGCAGTCACCTATTTCCACGTCGATCCTGCCACTGCTGGATCTATCACCGGGACCATTCGCTACACCGGCAAACTACCTCCGCGTAAAGCGATCGACATGAGTGAAGACCCTGCCTGTGTCGCAGCGCATCATGGCAAAACCTATGATGAATCGCTCGCTGTAAGCACCCACCGTTCGCTGGCAAACGTCTTCGTCTACATCAAGAGCGGCCTCGAAGGAAAGAACTTCCCCACGCCCACCGAACCCGTCGTCATCGACCAGAGCGGCTGCTGGTTCCATCCCCATGTCCTCGGAATCCAGGTAAACCAGCCCTTACAGATTGTTAACTCCGACCCGGTGACTCATAACATTCATCCCATGGCCGAAATCAATCGCGAGTGGAACCATAGTCAGGGCCCCGGCGATGCTCCGCTCAATCGCAAGTTCATCAAGCCCGAGATCATGATCCCGGTAAAGTGCAATATCCATAGCTGGATGCACGCCTACATCGGAGTCCTCGATCATCCATACTTCTCCGTCTCGAAAGACGACGGTTCTTTCACCATCAGCAACCTTCCGCCCGGAACCTACACTCTCGCCGTGTGGCAGGAAAAGCTGGGAACGCAGGAGCAGCAGATCACTATCGCTCCTCAGCAACACGCTACTGCCGACTTCACCTACAAAGGAAAATAA